A stretch of Mauremys reevesii isolate NIE-2019 linkage group 25, ASM1616193v1, whole genome shotgun sequence DNA encodes these proteins:
- the MAN2B1 gene encoding lysosomal alpha-mannosidase isoform X1: protein MGLPVGLLLGALLGVGLLGAAAAGCGYESCPATKADMLNVHLIPHTHNDVGWLKTVDQYFYGARNDIQHAGVQYILDSVIPQLLADPTKRFIYVEVAFFYRWWQLQAESMRQAVRQLVSEGRLEFINGGWCMNDEAATYYNAMIDQMTLGLRFLQETFGECGRPRAAWHIDPFGHSREQASLFAQMGFDGFFFGRLDYQDKANREQLREMEQIWRASASLQPPSADLFTGVLPNGYNPPLSLCWDQFCSDNPIVDDASDENNVNSLVGYFLETAAAQAKHYRTNHIVMTMGSDFQYENANLWYKNMDKLIKHVNTQQLNGSQVHVLYSTPTCYLWELFKANLSWSLKYDDFFPYADGPHHFWTGYFTSRPAFKRYERLSNNFLQVCNQLEALAGPVARTGPYGEGDSTVLRRAMAVAQHHDAVSGTEKQHVANDYAKRLAAGWDACQVLVSNALASISGNKENFIYCNYLNISLCPLTESASTFMVILYNPLGRRVSWNVRLPVKGAAYSVTDPNGQTVPNEVVPVSNFTRAVRRDRGDATHELIFPASAPPLGYSSYTVSKTASRDLRSRLAKRIREQAQPRVDAWSPRGIQNEHLRVLFDPVTGLLMEIQNLDKSISLPVSQNFFWYNASIGNDDSAQASGAYIFRPNRSEPLRVAGRAHTYLVKNKLVQEVYQNFSSWCSQVVRLYAGQAYVELEWTVGPIPIDDGLGKEIISRFETSLQTDGRFYTDSNGREILERRRDYRATWNLSQTEPVAGNYYPVNSRIYIKNKKFQLTVLTDRSQGGSSMADGSMELMVHRRLLYDDNRGVGEPLLEPGVYNDGLVVRGRHLVFLDTVESSAYQHRLQAQQEFMAPQLVLAPGGGPSFHRGQHSLKQFSALKQELPPSVHLLTLAQWDPSSILIRLEHQFERGESANGSQPITVDLLHLFSSFTITSLQEMNLVANQKREAMKRLSWRPATGAARRQPYPPLDPLGVTLQPMEIRTFLATIRYAGPSGGQAEL from the exons TCCTGTCCGGCCACTAAAGCAGACATGCTGAATGTCCACTTGATCCCTCACACGCACAACGACGTGGGCTGGCTGAAAACAGTGGATCAGTATTTTTATGGAG CGCGTAACGACATCCAGCATGCTGGCGTGCAGTACATCCTGGACTCCGTCatcccccagctcctggctgacccCACTAAGCGCTTTATCTACGTCGAGGTGGCCTTCTTCTACCGCTGGTGGCAGCTGCAGGCGGAGTCCATGCGGCAGGCGGTGAGGCAGCTGGTCAGCGAGG GACGGCTGGAATTTATCAATGGCGGCTGGTGCATGAACGATGAGGCGGCCACCTACTACAACGCCATGATCGACCAGATGACGCTGGGGCTGCGCTTCCTACAGGAGACCTTCGGGGAGTGTGGCCGGCCCCGCGCCGCCTGGCACATCGACCCCTTCGGCCACTCCCGAGAGCAGGCCTCCCTCTTTGCCCAG ATGGGCTTCGACGGCTTCTTTTTCGGCCGCCTGGATTACCAGGACAAAGCCAACCGGGAGCAGCTGCGGGAGATGGAGCAGATCTGGAGAGCGAGTGCCAGCCTACAGCCACCCAGCGCCGACCTCTTCACcg gtGTCCTCCCCAACGGCTACAATCCGCCCCTGTCCCTCTGCTGGGACCAGTTCTGCTCCGACAACCCCATCGTGGACGATGCGAGTGATGAGAACAACGTCAACAGCCTGGTGGGGTATTTCCTGGAAACCGCGGCTGCCCAG GCCAAGCACTACCGCACCAACCACATCGTCATGACGATGGGCTCGGATTTCCAGTACGAGAACGCCAACCTGTGGTACAAGAACATGGACAAGCTCATCAAACACGTCAACACGCAG CAACTCAACGGGAGCCAGGTTCACGTGCTctactccacccccacctgctacCTGTGGGAACTCTTCAAAGCCAACCTGTCGTG GTCCCTCAAATACGACGATTTCTTCCCTTACGCTGACGGGCCGCACCATTTCTGGACAGGCTACTTCACCAGCCGGCCGGCTTTCAAGCGCTACGAGCGACTGAGCAACAACTTCCTACAG GTTTGCAACCAGTTGGAAGCCTTGGCCGGTCCGGTGGCGAGGACGGGCCCCTACGGGGAAGGAGACAGCACCGTGCTTC GCCGGGCCATGGCAGTGGCCCAGCATCACGACGCCGTCAGTGGGACGGAGAAGCAGCACGTGGCTAATGACTACGCCAAGCGCCTGGCTGCCGGCTGGGATGCCTGCCAG GTCCTGGTCAGTAACGCTCTGGCCAGCATCAGCGGCAACAAGGAGAACTTCATCTATTGCAACTATCTCAATATCAGCCTGTGCCCGCTGACCGAATCCGCCAGCACC TTCATGGTGATCCTCTACAACCCGCTGGGACGGCGTGTGAGCTGGAACGTCCGGCTGCCGGTGAAGGGAGCCGCGTATTCGGTGACGGATCCCAATGGCCAGACGGTGCCGAATGAG GTTGTCCCCGTCTCAAACTTCACCCGGGCGGTGAGACGAGACCGGGGAGACGCCACCCATGAGTTGATCTTCCCAGCCTCGGCCCCGCCCCTGGGCTACAGCTCCTACACCGTCTCGAAAACGGCCAGCAGGGACCTGCGCTCCAGGCTGGCCAAGCGGATCCGGGAGCAGGCCCAGCCCCGGGTGGACGCCTGGTCCCCCAGGGGGATCCAGAATGAG CACCTCCGGGTTCTGTTCGACCCGGTCACTGGGCTCCTGATGGAGATTCAGAACCTGGACAAAAGCATCTCGCTGCCTGTCTCTCAGAACTTCTTCTG GTACAACGCCAGCATTGGCAATGACGACAGTGCCCAGGCCTCCGGGGCATATATCTTCAGGCCCAACCGCTCCGAGCCCCTCCGTGTGGCTGGGCGAGCCCACACGTACTTGGTGAAG AACAAGCTGGTGCAGGAGGTTTACCAGAACTTCTCTTCGTGGTGCTCGCAGGTGGTGCGGCTCTATGCTGGGCAGGCCTATGTGGAGCTTGAGTGGACGGTGGGGCCCATCCCTATaga CGACGGGCTAGGCAAGGAGATCATCAGCCGTTTCGAGACGTCCCTGCAGACGGACGGACGCTTCTACACAGACTCCAACGGGCGGGAGATTCTGGAGCGGAG GCGGGATTATCGAGCCACGTGGAACCTGAGCCAGACGGAGCCGGTGGCTGGGAACTACTATCCTGTTAACAGTCGCATCTATATCAAG AACAAGAAGTTCCAGCTGACGGTGCTGACGGATCGCtcgcaggggggcagcagcatgGCGGATGGCTCCATGGAGCTCATG GTGCATCGGCGGCTGCTCTACGACGACAACCGCGGGGTGGGGGAGCCCCTGCTGGAGCCTGGGGTCTACAACGACGGCCTGGTGGTGCGGGGCCGGCACCTCGTCTTCCTGGACACGGTGGAGTCTTCGGCTTATCAGCACCGGCTGCAGGCCCAGCAGGAATTCATGGCACCCCAGCTCGTCCTGGCCCCGGGCGGGGGCCCTTCCTTCCACCGGGGGCAGCACAGCctcaagcag ttCTCTGCTCTGAAGCAAGAGCTTCCCCCCTCCGTCCATCTCCTGACGCTGGCCCAGTGGGACCCCAGCTCCATCCTCATCCGCCTGGAGCACCAGTTTGAGAGAGGGGAGAGCGCCAACGGCTCCCAGCCCATCACTGTTGACCTGCTG cacctgtTCTCCTCCTTCACCATCACCTCCCTGCAGGAGATGAACCTGGTGGCCAACCAGAAGCGAGAGGCCATGAAGCGGCTCAGCTGGAGGCCAGCCACAG GTGCAGCGAGGCGCCAGCCCTACCCTCCGCTTGACCCGCTGGGAGTCACGCTGCAGCCCATGGAGATTCGCACCTTCCTGGCCACCATCCGGTACGCGGGCCCCAGTGGGGGCCAGGCCGAGCTGTAA
- the MAN2B1 gene encoding lysosomal alpha-mannosidase isoform X2, producing MLNVHLIPHTHNDVGWLKTVDQYFYGARNDIQHAGVQYILDSVIPQLLADPTKRFIYVEVAFFYRWWQLQAESMRQAVRQLVSEGRLEFINGGWCMNDEAATYYNAMIDQMTLGLRFLQETFGECGRPRAAWHIDPFGHSREQASLFAQMGFDGFFFGRLDYQDKANREQLREMEQIWRASASLQPPSADLFTGVLPNGYNPPLSLCWDQFCSDNPIVDDASDENNVNSLVGYFLETAAAQAKHYRTNHIVMTMGSDFQYENANLWYKNMDKLIKHVNTQQLNGSQVHVLYSTPTCYLWELFKANLSWSLKYDDFFPYADGPHHFWTGYFTSRPAFKRYERLSNNFLQVCNQLEALAGPVARTGPYGEGDSTVLRRAMAVAQHHDAVSGTEKQHVANDYAKRLAAGWDACQVLVSNALASISGNKENFIYCNYLNISLCPLTESASTFMVILYNPLGRRVSWNVRLPVKGAAYSVTDPNGQTVPNEVVPVSNFTRAVRRDRGDATHELIFPASAPPLGYSSYTVSKTASRDLRSRLAKRIREQAQPRVDAWSPRGIQNEHLRVLFDPVTGLLMEIQNLDKSISLPVSQNFFWYNASIGNDDSAQASGAYIFRPNRSEPLRVAGRAHTYLVKNKLVQEVYQNFSSWCSQVVRLYAGQAYVELEWTVGPIPIDDGLGKEIISRFETSLQTDGRFYTDSNGREILERRRDYRATWNLSQTEPVAGNYYPVNSRIYIKNKKFQLTVLTDRSQGGSSMADGSMELMVHRRLLYDDNRGVGEPLLEPGVYNDGLVVRGRHLVFLDTVESSAYQHRLQAQQEFMAPQLVLAPGGGPSFHRGQHSLKQFSALKQELPPSVHLLTLAQWDPSSILIRLEHQFERGESANGSQPITVDLLHLFSSFTITSLQEMNLVANQKREAMKRLSWRPATGAARRQPYPPLDPLGVTLQPMEIRTFLATIRYAGPSGGQAEL from the exons ATGCTGAATGTCCACTTGATCCCTCACACGCACAACGACGTGGGCTGGCTGAAAACAGTGGATCAGTATTTTTATGGAG CGCGTAACGACATCCAGCATGCTGGCGTGCAGTACATCCTGGACTCCGTCatcccccagctcctggctgacccCACTAAGCGCTTTATCTACGTCGAGGTGGCCTTCTTCTACCGCTGGTGGCAGCTGCAGGCGGAGTCCATGCGGCAGGCGGTGAGGCAGCTGGTCAGCGAGG GACGGCTGGAATTTATCAATGGCGGCTGGTGCATGAACGATGAGGCGGCCACCTACTACAACGCCATGATCGACCAGATGACGCTGGGGCTGCGCTTCCTACAGGAGACCTTCGGGGAGTGTGGCCGGCCCCGCGCCGCCTGGCACATCGACCCCTTCGGCCACTCCCGAGAGCAGGCCTCCCTCTTTGCCCAG ATGGGCTTCGACGGCTTCTTTTTCGGCCGCCTGGATTACCAGGACAAAGCCAACCGGGAGCAGCTGCGGGAGATGGAGCAGATCTGGAGAGCGAGTGCCAGCCTACAGCCACCCAGCGCCGACCTCTTCACcg gtGTCCTCCCCAACGGCTACAATCCGCCCCTGTCCCTCTGCTGGGACCAGTTCTGCTCCGACAACCCCATCGTGGACGATGCGAGTGATGAGAACAACGTCAACAGCCTGGTGGGGTATTTCCTGGAAACCGCGGCTGCCCAG GCCAAGCACTACCGCACCAACCACATCGTCATGACGATGGGCTCGGATTTCCAGTACGAGAACGCCAACCTGTGGTACAAGAACATGGACAAGCTCATCAAACACGTCAACACGCAG CAACTCAACGGGAGCCAGGTTCACGTGCTctactccacccccacctgctacCTGTGGGAACTCTTCAAAGCCAACCTGTCGTG GTCCCTCAAATACGACGATTTCTTCCCTTACGCTGACGGGCCGCACCATTTCTGGACAGGCTACTTCACCAGCCGGCCGGCTTTCAAGCGCTACGAGCGACTGAGCAACAACTTCCTACAG GTTTGCAACCAGTTGGAAGCCTTGGCCGGTCCGGTGGCGAGGACGGGCCCCTACGGGGAAGGAGACAGCACCGTGCTTC GCCGGGCCATGGCAGTGGCCCAGCATCACGACGCCGTCAGTGGGACGGAGAAGCAGCACGTGGCTAATGACTACGCCAAGCGCCTGGCTGCCGGCTGGGATGCCTGCCAG GTCCTGGTCAGTAACGCTCTGGCCAGCATCAGCGGCAACAAGGAGAACTTCATCTATTGCAACTATCTCAATATCAGCCTGTGCCCGCTGACCGAATCCGCCAGCACC TTCATGGTGATCCTCTACAACCCGCTGGGACGGCGTGTGAGCTGGAACGTCCGGCTGCCGGTGAAGGGAGCCGCGTATTCGGTGACGGATCCCAATGGCCAGACGGTGCCGAATGAG GTTGTCCCCGTCTCAAACTTCACCCGGGCGGTGAGACGAGACCGGGGAGACGCCACCCATGAGTTGATCTTCCCAGCCTCGGCCCCGCCCCTGGGCTACAGCTCCTACACCGTCTCGAAAACGGCCAGCAGGGACCTGCGCTCCAGGCTGGCCAAGCGGATCCGGGAGCAGGCCCAGCCCCGGGTGGACGCCTGGTCCCCCAGGGGGATCCAGAATGAG CACCTCCGGGTTCTGTTCGACCCGGTCACTGGGCTCCTGATGGAGATTCAGAACCTGGACAAAAGCATCTCGCTGCCTGTCTCTCAGAACTTCTTCTG GTACAACGCCAGCATTGGCAATGACGACAGTGCCCAGGCCTCCGGGGCATATATCTTCAGGCCCAACCGCTCCGAGCCCCTCCGTGTGGCTGGGCGAGCCCACACGTACTTGGTGAAG AACAAGCTGGTGCAGGAGGTTTACCAGAACTTCTCTTCGTGGTGCTCGCAGGTGGTGCGGCTCTATGCTGGGCAGGCCTATGTGGAGCTTGAGTGGACGGTGGGGCCCATCCCTATaga CGACGGGCTAGGCAAGGAGATCATCAGCCGTTTCGAGACGTCCCTGCAGACGGACGGACGCTTCTACACAGACTCCAACGGGCGGGAGATTCTGGAGCGGAG GCGGGATTATCGAGCCACGTGGAACCTGAGCCAGACGGAGCCGGTGGCTGGGAACTACTATCCTGTTAACAGTCGCATCTATATCAAG AACAAGAAGTTCCAGCTGACGGTGCTGACGGATCGCtcgcaggggggcagcagcatgGCGGATGGCTCCATGGAGCTCATG GTGCATCGGCGGCTGCTCTACGACGACAACCGCGGGGTGGGGGAGCCCCTGCTGGAGCCTGGGGTCTACAACGACGGCCTGGTGGTGCGGGGCCGGCACCTCGTCTTCCTGGACACGGTGGAGTCTTCGGCTTATCAGCACCGGCTGCAGGCCCAGCAGGAATTCATGGCACCCCAGCTCGTCCTGGCCCCGGGCGGGGGCCCTTCCTTCCACCGGGGGCAGCACAGCctcaagcag ttCTCTGCTCTGAAGCAAGAGCTTCCCCCCTCCGTCCATCTCCTGACGCTGGCCCAGTGGGACCCCAGCTCCATCCTCATCCGCCTGGAGCACCAGTTTGAGAGAGGGGAGAGCGCCAACGGCTCCCAGCCCATCACTGTTGACCTGCTG cacctgtTCTCCTCCTTCACCATCACCTCCCTGCAGGAGATGAACCTGGTGGCCAACCAGAAGCGAGAGGCCATGAAGCGGCTCAGCTGGAGGCCAGCCACAG GTGCAGCGAGGCGCCAGCCCTACCCTCCGCTTGACCCGCTGGGAGTCACGCTGCAGCCCATGGAGATTCGCACCTTCCTGGCCACCATCCGGTACGCGGGCCCCAGTGGGGGCCAGGCCGAGCTGTAA